The Solanum pennellii chromosome 11, SPENNV200 genome contains a region encoding:
- the LOC107004414 gene encoding LOW QUALITY PROTEIN: uncharacterized protein LOC107004414 (The sequence of the model RefSeq protein was modified relative to this genomic sequence to represent the inferred CDS: inserted 1 base in 1 codon; substituted 1 base at 1 genomic stop codon) has product MNTSILMRHSKIWVNELQYESYTIDGIVVGDSISFSNLKAAIAAELDIDVSRKEIEIRYIVEEVGVTNVIINSDIVDVKTSQIYKDKATLVDVMTKYKIKNNFNCKVKRSDQQSYVLVCFSDKCGWTMKASCRKKSDIFIVRSFNSEHTCTTRERVLTKVQATIGFVSGVTAPKLVNHKRIYTPRDIIDDIREYYGVEISYQQAWRAKERALSMIRGKPSARYRRMPRYIHMLKTVYPNSYIRMHKTEEDEFMYLFIALRPFIRGFNYCRPVVVVDGAHLSGAYKGTFVSASTLDGAGCIFPLAYGVVDTENDCSWTWFFEQFKHAFGDRKDMCVISDRNESIMKSVRIVFPNVPHYACIWHLWKNVCGNFKRSRKAISDLFYSMAKAYRKEDFDKLMAKVDRIDHRVKEYLEDAGYEKXVKNSCNSXQR; this is encoded by the exons ATGAATACATCAattttgatgagacattccAAAATTTGGGTGAACGAATTGCAGTATGAAAGTTACACAATTGACGGAatcgttgttggagattcaatttcgttttctaatctcaaagcagcaattgcagccgagttggatattgatgtatcaaggaaagaaattgaaattcgTTACATTGTAGAAG AAGTTGGAGTTACAAATGTTATAATCAATTCAGATATTGTAGATGTGAAGACAAGTCAGATATATAAGGATAAAGCAACACTTGTAGATGTGATGACgaaatataagataaagaaCAACTTCAATTGCAAAGTAAAGAGGTCTGATCAACAAAG CTATGTGTTGGTATGCTTTTCAGACAAATGTGGTTGGACTATGAAGGCGTCCTGCAGGAAAAAATCTGATATATTCATTGTTAGAAGTTTCAATAGTGAACATACGTGTACGACGAGGGAGAGGGTATTAACCAAAGTCCAAGCAACAATCGGATTTGTAAGTGGAGTTACTGCTCCAAAATTGGTCAATCATAAACGAATTTATACTCCAAGAGatataattgatgatattagagaatattatggggttgaaaTATCTTACCAACAAGCATGGCGTGCTAAAGAACGTGCACTCTCCATGATTAGGGGAAAACCATCTGCAAGATATAGACGGATGCCGCGATACATACACATGTTAAAAACTGTGTATCCAAATTCTTATATAAGAATGCATAAGACCGAAGAGGATGAATTTATGTATTTGTTCATCGCCTTAAGACCATTCATTAGGGGATTTAATTACTGCAGACCAGTAGTTGTTGTGGATGGTGCACATCTGAGTGGAGCTTACAAAGGGACAtttgtatcagcaagcacacttgatggcgcagg TTGCATATTTCCATTGGCATATGGTGTTGTTGACACCGAAAATGATTGTTCGTGGACATGGTTTTTTGAACAGTTCAAACATGCATTTGGCGATAGAAAAGATATGTGTGTTATTTCAGATAGAAATGAGAGTATCATGAAGAGTGTGAGGATTGTGTTCCCAAATGTACCTCATTATGCATGCATCTGGCATCTTTGGAAGAATGTATGTGGAAACTTCAAAAGGAGCAGAAAGGCCATAAGTGATCTATTCTACTCTATGGCCAAAGCATATAGAAAGGAAGATTTTGATAAGTTGATGGCTAAGGTTGATAGAATTGATCACAGGGTTAAGGAGTACCTTGAAGATGCAGGTTACGAAA TGGTTAAGAATTCATGCAACAGTTAACAGAGGTAA